A window of the Fundidesulfovibrio magnetotacticus genome harbors these coding sequences:
- a CDS encoding GDSL-type esterase/lipase family protein translates to MLKRLLKLAALPAYVYLLLLACSTGLYCSTNLLRPLLAPGTWEQLVSLDILDLHRHPQYRDWLGGFVHAQGQQPDRYYPDTHAFHGIPYDTIPLDDDPVDPHGYKNALRPDQARVLFTGDSFAVGGGVGSRLAAPAVYARLTGCPVYNASMGGYGLAHYPRIVRHFTRDLPPDRRFTGRDVVVLSYMGNDLTLDMDVNLARQEREADRLGYLLRLGPLRRLAALALGRVGPGLALAAEPGMDGYAVAPLRAPTWQGIPFSFHLVVKHMLTLENFRRNIPAIRETLARLKALESPDLRIHVAAIPTGLQVVRGDIDTARLDPASSFAREYRTIAANLDAMQDEFLALCREAGLEALDTRPALLADPARSLLYYPHDTHMTAQGQDVLARIIRDAWPQVARDCAPLQ, encoded by the coding sequence ATGCTCAAGCGCCTGCTCAAGCTGGCCGCGCTTCCGGCCTACGTCTACCTGCTCCTGCTCGCCTGCTCCACGGGGCTCTATTGCAGCACGAACCTCCTGCGCCCCCTGCTCGCGCCCGGGACCTGGGAACAGCTCGTCTCCCTGGACATCCTCGACCTGCACCGGCACCCCCAGTACCGCGACTGGCTCGGCGGCTTCGTCCACGCCCAGGGTCAACAGCCCGACCGCTACTACCCTGACACCCACGCTTTCCACGGCATCCCCTACGACACCATCCCCCTGGACGACGACCCCGTGGACCCCCACGGCTACAAAAACGCCCTCCGCCCGGACCAGGCCCGCGTGCTTTTCACCGGCGACTCCTTCGCCGTGGGGGGCGGCGTGGGCTCGCGCCTGGCAGCGCCGGCCGTCTACGCCCGGCTCACGGGCTGCCCGGTCTACAACGCCTCCATGGGCGGCTACGGCCTGGCCCACTATCCCCGCATCGTCCGCCACTTCACCCGAGACCTGCCCCCGGACCGACGCTTCACCGGGCGCGACGTGGTGGTGCTCTCCTACATGGGCAACGACCTCACCCTGGACATGGACGTGAACCTTGCCCGGCAGGAGCGCGAGGCCGACCGCCTGGGCTACCTCCTGCGGCTGGGGCCCCTGCGCCGCCTGGCCGCCCTGGCCCTGGGCCGCGTGGGGCCTGGCCTGGCCCTGGCCGCCGAGCCGGGCATGGACGGCTACGCCGTGGCGCCCTTGCGCGCCCCCACCTGGCAGGGCATCCCCTTCTCCTTCCACCTGGTGGTCAAGCACATGCTCACCCTGGAGAACTTCCGGCGCAACATCCCCGCCATCCGGGAGACCCTGGCCCGGCTCAAGGCCCTGGAATCCCCGGACCTGCGCATCCATGTGGCGGCCATCCCCACCGGGCTGCAGGTGGTGCGGGGCGACATCGACACGGCCCGGCTGGACCCCGCCTCCTCCTTCGCCCGCGAGTACAGGACCATCGCGGCGAACCTCGACGCCATGCAGGACGAGTTTCTCGCCCTCTGCCGTGAGGCGGGCCTGGAGGCCCTGGACACCCGCCCGGCCCTGCTGGCAGACCCCGCCCGCAGCCTGCTCTACTACCCCCACGACACCCATATGACCGCACAGGGACAGGACGTCCTGGCCCGCATCATCCGCGACGCCTGGCCCCAGGTCGCCAGGGACTGCGCCCCGCTCCAATGA
- the aroE gene encoding shikimate dehydrogenase: MLHDSTSPRIPEKLFGIIGHPLGQTLSPLLHNWGYERLGLPFAFMAFPTPPERLGALMRAARALPLSGLSVTIPHKQAVMEHLERFTLLATRTGAVNTVYWEDGRLVGHNTDVEGFMAPLEGRKDLGPVLVLGAGGAARAVLAGLAELGAGPVTVCNRDGRRAESLASQFGAQAEDWEARARVQARLVVNTTPLGMAGKAVGLSPMPAGYWSAGQVAYDLVYNPAETAFLREARAGGAQTVDGLAMFAGQAVAQFRLWTGRELPLDEVRAVLAGALGL; the protein is encoded by the coding sequence ATGCTCCACGACTCCACGTCCCCGCGCATCCCGGAGAAGCTTTTCGGGATCATCGGCCATCCCCTGGGCCAGACGCTTTCGCCGCTGCTGCACAACTGGGGATACGAACGCCTGGGCCTGCCCTTCGCGTTCATGGCCTTCCCCACCCCCCCGGAGCGCCTGGGCGCGCTGATGCGCGCGGCGCGGGCGCTGCCGTTGTCCGGGCTCTCGGTGACCATCCCCCACAAGCAGGCGGTGATGGAGCACCTGGAGCGCTTCACGCTCCTGGCCACGCGCACGGGCGCGGTGAACACCGTCTACTGGGAGGACGGCCGCCTGGTGGGCCACAACACGGACGTGGAGGGCTTCATGGCCCCCCTGGAGGGCCGCAAGGACCTGGGCCCCGTGCTGGTGCTGGGCGCGGGCGGCGCGGCGCGCGCGGTGCTGGCCGGGCTGGCGGAACTGGGGGCCGGACCGGTGACGGTGTGCAACCGCGACGGCCGCCGGGCCGAGTCCCTGGCATCCCAGTTCGGGGCGCAGGCCGAGGACTGGGAGGCGCGCGCCCGGGTGCAGGCCCGGCTGGTGGTGAACACAACACCCCTGGGCATGGCGGGCAAGGCCGTGGGCCTCTCGCCCATGCCCGCCGGATACTGGTCCGCCGGGCAGGTGGCCTACGACCTGGTGTACAATCCGGCCGAGACGGCCTTCCTGCGCGAGGCGCGCGCGGGCGGCGCGCAGACCGTGGACGGCCTGGCCATGTTCGCGGGCCAGGCCGTGGCGCAGTTCCGGCTCTGGACCGGGCGCGAGCTGCCCCTGGACGAAGTGCGCGCCGTGCTGGCGGGGGCGCTTGGGCTCTAA
- a CDS encoding sensor histidine kinase produces MQAIRRTGARTALAACLILLFAAAQAHAGPVPSIASFAVLEDPTGAPTLREVVSGAGPVGFREAQRPYHHAANGRPCWLKITLAFPPETRGDAWTLDLNWNYLSGLECHFPSSPAHDVARGGYRLHVNSAIPLPPPDGESLTAYVRLTEYHGMTLDPVVVSREAADRGAEARRWLLGMLFGLLLAMFVYNLFLFASLRDACYGWYVAHVLFVTGYYSIVNGFDFLLFPQDGPEALRSNHTLFCLIFALMIFSIGMFTRTFLLLDKGRNALNLLVSGQLGLCVAFVGVLFAVGEKQASALAPVLALATSAVVVVAGAVRAAQGFKPAGIFLMGWSVYVACGVLHSLVWSGTVQPTPATLYAPEFGSAVEVLVMSLALAYRVKILEQTKEQAERESRRLAGENALLASILENSRLGIGLVRGGELARANNALRVMAGQEEGDGGIALEGLPGLAELLGGPERGGLLEREGVVGVGGDWRNLRALGKVVDPASPESGAVWVVEDVTERKKLEQLKENIERIVHHDLRSPLSSIYTLQQAVGYYGPLNDKQRQYCRMIGETAARGLDQLNAALAMYKVESGAYPVDIRAVNLAESLDRAIRELEGVASGQEAAVELLFGQGARPEALYVLGDGFLLHVVLVNLLRNALEARGREEKVTVAVSAGAQARLDISNPGEVPGDIRERFFGKFVTSGKKGGTGLGAYSARIMARAMGGDVELDCSRPGRTTVTVLLDRAEQPEAYARAS; encoded by the coding sequence ATGCAGGCAATCCGTCGTACCGGTGCGCGAACGGCGCTGGCCGCGTGCCTGATCCTGCTTTTTGCCGCCGCGCAGGCCCACGCCGGGCCTGTTCCTTCCATCGCCTCCTTTGCCGTGCTCGAAGACCCCACCGGGGCGCCGACCCTCCGGGAGGTCGTCTCCGGCGCAGGCCCCGTCGGGTTCCGGGAGGCGCAACGCCCCTACCATCACGCAGCAAACGGGCGTCCCTGCTGGCTGAAGATCACCCTGGCGTTCCCTCCCGAGACGCGAGGGGATGCCTGGACCCTGGACCTCAACTGGAACTACCTGAGCGGCCTGGAGTGCCATTTCCCCTCCAGCCCGGCGCACGACGTGGCGCGGGGTGGCTACCGGCTCCACGTGAACAGCGCCATCCCCCTGCCCCCGCCGGACGGCGAAAGCCTGACGGCCTACGTCCGCCTGACGGAATACCACGGCATGACCCTCGATCCGGTCGTCGTCTCCCGGGAGGCGGCGGACAGGGGCGCGGAGGCGCGTCGATGGCTGCTGGGAATGCTTTTCGGCCTCCTGCTGGCCATGTTCGTCTACAATCTCTTCCTGTTCGCCTCCCTGCGCGACGCCTGTTACGGCTGGTATGTGGCGCACGTGCTGTTCGTCACGGGCTACTATTCGATCGTGAACGGGTTCGACTTCCTGCTGTTCCCCCAGGACGGCCCCGAGGCCCTGCGAAGCAATCACACCCTGTTCTGCCTGATCTTCGCGCTCATGATCTTCAGCATCGGGATGTTCACGCGAACGTTCCTGCTCCTCGACAAGGGGCGCAACGCGTTGAACCTGCTGGTGTCGGGTCAGCTCGGCCTGTGCGTGGCGTTCGTGGGCGTGCTCTTCGCCGTGGGCGAGAAGCAGGCGAGCGCCCTGGCGCCCGTGCTGGCCCTGGCCACCTCGGCCGTGGTGGTGGTCGCCGGGGCCGTGCGCGCGGCGCAGGGGTTCAAGCCCGCCGGGATCTTCCTGATGGGCTGGTCGGTGTACGTGGCCTGCGGGGTGCTGCATTCCCTGGTCTGGTCCGGCACGGTGCAACCCACCCCCGCGACTCTGTACGCCCCGGAGTTCGGGTCCGCAGTGGAGGTCCTGGTCATGTCCCTGGCCCTGGCCTACCGGGTGAAGATCCTGGAGCAGACCAAGGAGCAGGCCGAACGCGAAAGTCGGCGGCTCGCCGGGGAGAACGCGCTGCTGGCGAGCATCCTGGAGAACAGCCGCCTGGGCATCGGGCTGGTGCGGGGGGGCGAACTCGCACGGGCCAACAACGCGCTGCGGGTGATGGCCGGGCAGGAGGAGGGCGACGGAGGCATCGCCCTGGAGGGCCTGCCCGGACTGGCCGAGCTGCTCGGCGGGCCGGAGCGGGGAGGCCTGTTGGAGCGCGAGGGCGTGGTGGGCGTCGGCGGGGACTGGCGCAACCTGCGCGCTCTGGGCAAGGTGGTGGACCCCGCCTCGCCCGAGAGCGGCGCCGTGTGGGTGGTGGAGGACGTGACCGAGCGCAAGAAGCTCGAACAGCTCAAGGAGAACATCGAGCGCATCGTGCACCACGACCTGCGCAGCCCGCTCTCGTCCATCTACACCCTGCAGCAGGCCGTGGGCTACTACGGCCCGCTCAACGACAAGCAGCGCCAGTACTGCCGGATGATCGGGGAGACGGCGGCCAGGGGGCTCGACCAGTTGAACGCCGCGCTGGCCATGTACAAGGTGGAGTCCGGGGCCTATCCGGTGGACATCCGCGCGGTGAACCTGGCGGAGTCGCTGGACCGGGCGATCCGGGAGCTGGAGGGCGTCGCCTCGGGGCAGGAGGCGGCCGTGGAGCTGCTCTTCGGGCAGGGCGCCCGGCCGGAAGCCCTGTACGTGCTCGGGGACGGGTTCCTGCTCCACGTGGTTCTCGTGAACCTGCTGCGCAACGCCCTGGAGGCCCGCGGGAGGGAGGAGAAGGTCACGGTGGCCGTGAGCGCGGGCGCTCAGGCGCGCCTGGACATCTCCAACCCCGGGGAGGTGCCCGGGGACATCCGGGAGCGGTTTTTCGGGAAGTTCGTCACCAGCGGCAAGAAGGGCGGCACCGGGCTCGGCGCGTACAGCGCCCGGATCATGGCCAGGGCCATGGGCGGGGACGTGGAGCTGGACTGCTCGCGCCCGGGGCGCACCACGGTGACGGTGCTGCTCGACAGGGCGGAGCAGCCGGAGGCCTACGCCCGGGCGTCCTGA